In Paenibacillus sp. G2S3, a single window of DNA contains:
- a CDS encoding sensor histidine kinase: MRRNWRMSSTLRLFFILVVILPIILFSIIILNIYKRDILQQNTSRSQQTAQAISYSVSQEIRRLTGLFASIGMDRDVMAKLYEINRKSGVEKQQAYYELKVLIEKYTASISGRVLSVNFLFKDHESYSYLKNLNLDDSYFRQKTWYEQVLNNPDSVHFLGMMPNILYGNYNPYNMVAALSPSVINPLSQLEMILFTFESSAFDHILQSRDNTESSLFIITEEGQIISSNTLASRGGEFQMHWFANRGPQEKGYVVDVNGDDRNLITYAKIDQTGWWLVQSIPYADLTANYLSVNYIVWVFALMIILAFILVSFYFVSNVTKPLNELLRQMDLVTEGDLNAKFMRTGSLELIKLGHSFNHMTERIQDLLYHHERQEVEKRKAEFAALQSQINPHFLINTLNSIKFMALISKADNIRNMTHALTRLLASSFNRGGILTTIDEEIDHLKHYLYIMEIRFGRPIQTRWEVDEDLAGYYILKLLLQPILENSIIHGLKNVDYPGIIEIIVRKQAEDLLITIADNGVGMLDIVAQESDSNGIRRQHSFSGMGNSNVNKRIQLHYGARYGLKYEKNIPQGTIVTIRLPLIDTPEEEIQDQMLGEGG; the protein is encoded by the coding sequence ATGAGAAGAAATTGGCGGATGTCTAGCACATTAAGGCTTTTTTTTATACTTGTAGTCATTCTGCCGATCATCTTATTCTCCATCATTATTCTAAATATTTATAAGCGAGATATTCTTCAGCAAAATACATCACGATCTCAGCAAACGGCTCAAGCGATCTCCTATTCCGTTAGTCAGGAAATTAGGAGGTTGACGGGTCTCTTTGCTTCTATCGGTATGGACAGGGATGTGATGGCAAAGCTTTATGAAATTAATCGTAAGAGTGGAGTCGAGAAACAGCAGGCTTACTATGAGCTAAAGGTCTTAATAGAGAAGTACACGGCATCCATCTCAGGACGAGTATTGTCGGTGAACTTCCTATTCAAAGACCATGAATCTTATTCGTACTTAAAGAACTTGAATTTGGATGATTCTTATTTTCGCCAGAAAACGTGGTATGAGCAAGTGCTGAATAATCCCGATAGCGTTCATTTTCTAGGAATGATGCCCAATATTTTATATGGTAATTACAATCCTTACAATATGGTTGCTGCCCTATCTCCAAGTGTAATCAATCCTTTATCCCAGCTAGAAATGATTCTTTTTACATTTGAGAGTAGTGCCTTTGATCATATTTTGCAGTCGCGTGATAATACGGAATCCAGCCTTTTCATCATCACAGAAGAAGGTCAAATTATCTCATCCAATACCCTTGCCTCTAGAGGGGGAGAATTCCAAATGCACTGGTTCGCAAATCGCGGGCCGCAGGAAAAAGGGTACGTTGTGGATGTTAATGGTGATGATAGAAATTTGATAACCTATGCCAAGATTGATCAGACCGGATGGTGGCTTGTACAGTCTATTCCATATGCTGATCTAACAGCCAATTACCTTAGTGTGAATTATATCGTCTGGGTGTTTGCATTGATGATTATTTTAGCGTTTATTCTAGTTTCATTTTACTTTGTATCTAATGTTACTAAGCCGTTAAATGAGCTTCTCCGGCAAATGGATCTGGTTACCGAAGGTGATTTAAACGCAAAATTTATGAGAACTGGTAGCCTGGAGCTAATTAAGCTTGGGCATTCTTTTAATCACATGACGGAGCGTATTCAGGATCTGCTCTACCACCACGAAAGGCAAGAAGTGGAGAAGCGGAAGGCAGAGTTTGCAGCACTTCAGTCGCAGATCAATCCACACTTTTTAATAAATACGCTCAATTCAATCAAGTTCATGGCTTTAATCAGTAAAGCAGATAACATACGGAATATGACTCATGCGCTAACTCGTCTTCTGGCTTCCTCTTTTAATCGAGGTGGAATCCTGACTACGATTGATGAGGAAATAGATCATCTAAAGCATTATTTATATATCATGGAGATTCGTTTCGGTAGACCGATCCAAACGAGATGGGAAGTAGATGAGGATCTAGCCGGATATTATATATTGAAATTGCTATTACAACCTATTCTAGAAAACAGCATTATTCATGGTCTAAAGAATGTTGACTATCCTGGTATCATCGAGATCATAGTGAGAAAACAAGCGGAAGATCTGCTTATAACGATAGCCGATAATGGTGTAGGCATGTTAGATATTGTCGCTCAGGAATCTGACAGCAATGGTATACGCCGTCAGCATTCTTTCAGTGGTATGGGAAACAGTAATGTTAATAAGCGAATTCAGCTGCATTACGGGGCGCGATACGGTTTAAAGTACGAGAAGAATATACCTCAGGGAACTATAGTAACGATAAGGCTACCGTTAATCGACACACCGGAAGAGGAGATACAGGATCAAATGCTAGGGGAGGGAGGATGA